A region of the Bacillus sp. NP247 genome:
TTCACACAATTTATGAAATAGTTCGGTTTTGGATGGTACTCCTTCACTTTATTTATGTAATCGTCCTTCAATTTTCGCCCTGCCATATATATTGCCTCCTACTTTACGAAATAAATCCAGTGAAACAACGAGCCTATTACTTTCCCAAGTACAAGAGCAACGAGTAAAACAACAATTTTCCCCTCTACCCTTACTCGTTTCGCTAAAATAGGTAAAACGTTTAACACTTCCGTTAACGCCGCAGCGAGCATTCCAATGAATGTGCCACAAAATATCCCTAATATAACAAGCCAATATTGTGACGTGTGAAATGTAATATTTTTCAGACTACACCAAGCCCCTGCTAAAGTACCTGCAATGACCGCCCACTCAAAATACTGAATATGCTTTCCACTTCTCGTTAATTGAGCTAAACGAGGGATTATACCAAGTACAGCTAAAAACGCGACATATCCGCTACCTACTGCGATCCCTCCAGCTAAACCAATTAATACAACAAATGCACACTCAATCATCAGCAATCTGTTTCATATTATCCTTGTTTTCATGAACAATTACATATTGATCAAGCGACTGCTGATATTGAAACATCTCAACTTCTAATGGGCTCGGCTCTTCATTAATTCTCTTTTGAAATACATGATTAAAAAATAAGACCATACCTAATCCAAGACCTAATGAATAAGGAATTTGAAATAAAAGTGGTTGCGCCTTAAATTCTCCAGTAATCATGTAATATAACCGTTGGTGTACTTGTTGCATACTTACATCTTCATGGAAATAAATGATCGCAAGGGCCGCTCCAATGAAAAGTAACAACCATACAAGTCCGAAGAAAACCGGATGCACTTTCTTTTTTTCGTATATAATTTCAACAAGAGTTTGTCCAGAACCAAGTAAATTAATTTGTATGTGAGCCACTTTTTGTTGAATAATCTCAATCACTTTCATAACATCAATTACAACATGTGTTTTATCATGCGCTGTTATTTTGTAGACTATCTCATTTTGTAACGACTCAACTACCAAAGAATCCCCGGCAAGCTGAGCAACGTCGCTCAGCTTTACTTCATACGTAGGAGACACTTTTAAGCGATTGCGCATTTTAATATAAATCGTTTGTTCCAATTTCCATTCACCCCTTCACTCTTCCTCGTAGTTGTAGTATGGTTATTGGAATTTTTTCTAATACAATTTTTTCATAAAAAAACATCTGTACCATTTCGGTACAGATGTTTTTAGCTTATGCCTTTTTCTTAAATAAATTTGCAATACTTAATGCAAGTCCTCCCCAAATGACTACCATACCTATAACCATCATCATAATCGCTGATCCGTTCATCATGAAACACCTCGGTCCCTCCATTCTTTTTCAAGCTGCGCAGAGTCTGAATGTATTTGTGCATTCCATTTCTTCAGACTAATGACTAGTGCAACTATAAGAAACGCTGCCGCTATCGACCAACCATACGTTACAACAAAAAAAATCGAATAGATAGCTACTCATCTATTCGATCTTTCATCTGTTTTAATATTTTCTTTTCAAGTCTTGAAACTTGTACTTGCGAAATGCCTATGCGCTCCGCTACTTCTGATTGAGTTTGGTCTTTATAATAGCGCAAATACACAATTAACCTTTCTCGTTCATCTAATTCTCTAATTGCTTCTTTTAAAGCAATTTTATCAAACCATTTCGTTTCCGATTGATCGGCAATTTGATCTAAAATAGTAATTGGATCTCCATCGTTTTCATACACAGTTTCATGTATCGACGAAGGAGCGCGACTCGCTTCTTGCGCCAGAACAACTTCTTCCGGCGTTAGTTCAAGAGCCTCTGCTACCTCATTAATCGTTGGAGCCCTTCCAAATTCTTTCGAAAGCTCGTCTCTCATCTTTCGGACTTTGTTTCCTGTTTCTTTTAAAGATCTACTTACTTTCACTGATCCATCGTCACGTAAAAATCGTTGTATTTCACCGATAATCATTGGAACTGCATATGTTGAAAATTTCACGTCGAAAGATAAATCAAATTTATCTACCGATTTTAAGAGTCCAATACATCCAATTTGAAATAAATCGTCTGGTTCGTATCCTCGATTAAGAAATCGCTGCACAACCGACCATACGAGACGCATATTACTTTGAACGATTGTATCTCTCGCTTGTTGATCTCCATCTTGACTTTTTTGAATTAACGCTTTTAGCTCGTGGTCCTTTAACTGAGGTTTCTTCTTCTCATTTCTGACCTCTATGTCCATTGGCTATTCTCCTTAATTGCATAGAGCGTTACTATTTGATAAGTATTTTGTCAAATGGATTGTTGTCCCGAAAGATTCGTTTGAAATAACTTCTAC
Encoded here:
- the spoVAB gene encoding stage V sporulation protein SpoVAB; the encoded protein is MIECAFVVLIGLAGGIAVGSGYVAFLAVLGIIPRLAQLTRSGKHIQYFEWAVIAGTLAGAWCSLKNITFHTSQYWLVILGIFCGTFIGMLAAALTEVLNVLPILAKRVRVEGKIVVLLVALVLGKVIGSLFHWIYFVK
- a CDS encoding methionine/alanine import family NSS transporter small subunit, which translates into the protein MMNGSAIMMMVIGMVVIWGGLALSIANLFKKKA
- a CDS encoding stage V sporulation protein AA, with the translated sequence MRNRLKVSPTYEVKLSDVAQLAGDSLVVESLQNEIVYKITAHDKTHVVIDVMKVIEIIQQKVAHIQINLLGSGQTLVEIIYEKKKVHPVFFGLVWLLLFIGAALAIIYFHEDVSMQQVHQRLYYMITGEFKAQPLLFQIPYSLGLGLGMVLFFNHVFQKRINEEPSPLEVEMFQYQQSLDQYVIVHENKDNMKQIADD
- the sigF gene encoding RNA polymerase sporulation sigma factor SigF, which gives rise to MDIEVRNEKKKPQLKDHELKALIQKSQDGDQQARDTIVQSNMRLVWSVVQRFLNRGYEPDDLFQIGCIGLLKSVDKFDLSFDVKFSTYAVPMIIGEIQRFLRDDGSVKVSRSLKETGNKVRKMRDELSKEFGRAPTINEVAEALELTPEEVVLAQEASRAPSSIHETVYENDGDPITILDQIADQSETKWFDKIALKEAIRELDERERLIVYLRYYKDQTQSEVAERIGISQVQVSRLEKKILKQMKDRIDE